A part of Myxococcus landrumus genomic DNA contains:
- a CDS encoding tetratricopeptide repeat protein, with product MTGTMTGLIAAALLAAAAPGTSRPGPGLNPIVSKAKEREELITKLKRDIFKVDRAIGETEKLISKSRNAPYLPDLQFRLAELYVEKSRYVYYHQAESRPEGATGAIVSPETRLLKQKAVQMYYRLLREYPDFKDGDQVTFYLAHEQRELGQFDEMLKTLGDLTRKFTTSPLRLEAEQILGDHFFDKADLVEAEKHYQAILEAPPSPVHDLARYKMGWIRVNQAKHADAVAFFEAAAASAPLPGVDVKKALNVKREALLDLVYSYTEARPAKGALNYFEKLSDSRATYALALDKLGNRYFIKQQYEWAIPALRKLMEIQHDPEQDLERGQKLYDALKAAKGKVLPEPEDLRVLVRAAVQSKTDPELADTDRKKQLVELEEMGRDLATQLHLAAQKKEEKELYLSTAEAYEAYLSLFRPDQYVRPMMKNRAEALFSAKSFPEAARQFEELARYEAKAKDAKGEEEAVYAALLAHFSTLKPEEALKRNAYEVADARQAMKLLGADYVSRYPQSPNALEVKFNIARAFYEDGDYPKASELFTAFALTHPQHKEATVAGNLALDSLRQVNDFKGLDETGKKLLGSPLPASFRAEVQKILTQSRAEALDELALQSAQETGDVIQGLVKVADENKNSDIGEKALYGAFTAAREKRDLQAERDLGGKLVQDYPKSQYLSDVLLTLGRHAAEAAAFGEAATWFEQVGQKLGADIAGVDGWLAGARLRMALGEYKEAARNLETAAEVSGARKAEVLVLLAEARLKAKDYTRAKLAAESALKLDPRSAGAAAVLAEVQATTAPTANADALVATLTTAVQGPNGQTEEAAKGLWFLGEILYRGYKDLPADKVEEKVAALQSLEGIYTQAASLGYPEWAVASLWKLALAYGHIADVVESTPVPAGLSSAESQQFQAAVKEQVGPLKARSEEAFKACLSRAESLEVFNAAVVGCRARAEQAALPVPQPGSPAQPAALEDLRKKAERTLSVESLEALGMAYLDARQFGVAQLTFGRVTELQDTKASAHSALGWALLNMGDAMGARAAYAKAMDSDPTYDKARLNLAALRCRFGDVEGARRELSVLKDVGSLNGPDVDTAGWKACK from the coding sequence ATGACCGGCACCATGACCGGCCTGATTGCCGCCGCGTTGCTCGCGGCCGCTGCCCCGGGAACCAGCCGCCCCGGCCCCGGCCTGAATCCCATCGTCTCCAAGGCCAAGGAGCGCGAGGAGCTCATCACCAAGCTCAAGCGCGACATCTTCAAGGTCGACCGCGCCATCGGCGAGACGGAGAAGCTCATCTCCAAGAGCCGCAACGCGCCGTACCTGCCGGACCTGCAGTTCCGGCTGGCCGAGCTCTACGTCGAGAAGAGCCGCTACGTGTACTACCACCAGGCCGAGTCCCGGCCCGAGGGAGCCACGGGCGCCATCGTCTCGCCCGAGACGCGGCTGCTCAAGCAGAAGGCGGTGCAGATGTACTACCGCCTCTTGCGCGAGTACCCGGACTTCAAGGACGGCGACCAGGTGACGTTCTACCTGGCGCACGAGCAGCGCGAGCTGGGCCAGTTCGACGAGATGCTCAAGACGCTCGGCGACTTGACGCGCAAGTTCACCACCAGCCCGCTGCGGCTGGAGGCGGAGCAGATTCTCGGCGACCACTTCTTCGACAAGGCGGACCTCGTCGAGGCGGAGAAGCACTACCAGGCGATTCTGGAGGCCCCGCCCTCCCCCGTGCACGACCTGGCCCGCTACAAGATGGGCTGGATTCGGGTGAACCAGGCCAAGCACGCCGACGCAGTGGCGTTCTTCGAGGCCGCCGCCGCCAGCGCGCCCCTGCCGGGCGTGGACGTGAAGAAGGCGCTCAACGTCAAGCGCGAGGCGCTGCTGGACCTCGTCTACAGCTACACGGAGGCGCGTCCGGCCAAGGGCGCGCTCAACTACTTCGAGAAGCTCAGCGACAGCCGCGCCACGTATGCGCTGGCGCTGGACAAGCTGGGCAACCGCTACTTCATCAAGCAGCAGTACGAGTGGGCCATCCCCGCGCTGCGCAAGCTGATGGAGATTCAGCACGACCCGGAGCAGGACCTGGAGCGCGGCCAGAAGCTCTATGACGCCCTCAAGGCGGCCAAGGGCAAGGTGCTGCCGGAGCCCGAGGACCTTCGCGTGCTGGTGCGCGCGGCGGTGCAGAGCAAGACGGACCCGGAGCTGGCGGACACGGACCGCAAGAAGCAGCTCGTGGAGCTGGAGGAGATGGGGCGCGACCTGGCCACCCAGCTCCACCTGGCCGCGCAGAAGAAGGAGGAGAAGGAGCTCTACCTGAGCACCGCCGAGGCGTACGAGGCGTACCTGAGCCTCTTCCGTCCCGACCAGTACGTGCGGCCCATGATGAAGAACCGCGCGGAGGCGCTCTTCTCCGCCAAGTCCTTCCCGGAGGCCGCGCGCCAGTTCGAGGAGCTGGCCCGCTACGAGGCCAAGGCCAAGGACGCCAAGGGCGAGGAAGAGGCCGTCTACGCCGCGCTGCTCGCGCACTTCTCCACGCTCAAGCCGGAGGAGGCCCTCAAGCGCAACGCCTACGAGGTCGCCGACGCACGCCAGGCCATGAAGCTCCTGGGCGCCGACTACGTGTCGCGCTACCCCCAGAGCCCCAACGCGCTGGAGGTGAAGTTCAACATCGCCCGCGCCTTCTACGAGGACGGCGACTACCCGAAGGCGTCGGAGCTGTTCACCGCCTTCGCGCTCACGCATCCGCAGCACAAGGAAGCCACCGTCGCCGGCAACCTGGCGCTGGACAGCTTGCGGCAGGTCAACGACTTCAAGGGCCTGGACGAGACGGGCAAGAAGCTCCTCGGCTCTCCCCTGCCCGCCAGCTTCCGCGCGGAAGTGCAGAAGATTCTCACGCAGAGCCGCGCCGAGGCGCTGGACGAGCTGGCGCTCCAGAGCGCGCAGGAGACGGGCGACGTCATCCAGGGCCTCGTGAAGGTGGCGGACGAGAACAAGAACTCCGACATCGGCGAGAAGGCGCTGTATGGCGCGTTCACCGCGGCGCGCGAGAAGAGGGATTTGCAGGCCGAGCGCGACCTGGGCGGCAAGCTGGTGCAGGACTACCCCAAGAGCCAGTACCTGTCGGACGTGCTCCTGACGCTGGGCCGGCACGCGGCGGAGGCGGCGGCGTTCGGCGAGGCGGCGACGTGGTTCGAGCAGGTGGGCCAGAAGCTGGGCGCGGACATCGCCGGCGTGGATGGGTGGCTGGCGGGCGCGCGGCTGCGCATGGCGCTGGGTGAGTACAAGGAGGCCGCGCGCAACCTGGAGACGGCGGCGGAGGTCTCCGGTGCTCGCAAGGCGGAGGTGCTGGTGCTCCTGGCCGAGGCGCGGCTGAAGGCGAAGGACTACACGCGCGCGAAGCTGGCGGCGGAGTCCGCGCTGAAGCTGGACCCGCGCAGCGCGGGGGCGGCGGCGGTGCTCGCCGAGGTGCAGGCGACCACGGCGCCCACGGCCAACGCGGACGCGCTGGTGGCCACGCTCACCACCGCGGTGCAGGGCCCCAACGGGCAGACGGAAGAGGCCGCCAAGGGCCTGTGGTTCCTGGGCGAGATTCTCTACCGAGGCTACAAGGACCTGCCGGCGGACAAGGTGGAGGAGAAGGTCGCCGCGCTGCAGAGCCTGGAGGGCATCTACACGCAGGCCGCGTCGCTGGGTTATCCCGAGTGGGCGGTGGCCTCGCTGTGGAAGCTGGCGCTGGCGTACGGCCACATCGCGGACGTCGTCGAGTCCACGCCCGTGCCCGCGGGCCTGTCCTCGGCCGAGTCGCAGCAGTTCCAGGCGGCGGTCAAGGAGCAGGTGGGGCCGCTCAAGGCGCGCTCGGAAGAGGCGTTCAAGGCGTGTCTGTCCCGCGCGGAGTCGCTGGAGGTGTTCAACGCCGCGGTGGTGGGCTGCCGCGCGCGCGCCGAGCAGGCCGCGTTGCCGGTGCCGCAGCCGGGTTCGCCCGCGCAGCCCGCGGCGCTGGAGGACCTGCGCAAGAAGGCCGAGCGCACGCTCAGCGTGGAGTCCCTGGAGGCGCTGGGCATGGCCTACCTGGACGCGCGTCAGTTCGGCGTGGCGCAGCTGACGTTCGGCCGGGTGACGGAGCTGCAGGACACCAAGGCGTCCGCGCACTCCGCGCTGGGCTGGGCGCTGCTCAACATGGGAGACGCCATGGGGGCTCGCGCCGCGTACGCGAAGGCCATGGACTCCGACCCCACCTACGACAAGGCCCGGCTCAACCTGGCCGCGCTGCGCTGCCGCTTCGGCGACGTGGAAGGGGCCCGCCGGGAGCTGTCCGTCCTCAAGGACGTGGGCTCGCTCAACGGCCCCGACGTGGACACCGCGGGATGGAAGGCGTGCAAGTGA
- a CDS encoding AgmX/PglI C-terminal domain-containing protein, translating into MSGQPSVLQVVILRDGLLVGTEVFVPGTYALGSDPSSDLRLDDPAVEPRHALLYFQNGRAAIQDAGTAIGLFVNGHRVTACEIRSVDEVLCGPFVLKTRVLAQRPQETKPQPPPEVAALFSAPQPAPPQPAPQPSAQVRQLRPATAPAQPLATTVPAVRAVPQPPAQHPSHAATQAIYPQQSAAAPAVVPMPAPPAPPAAPVHVAAVPTPQPLQAPVPAGTVPSVRRRVTQEPPPAAAPSTGMLLAEDLLADVVLDPLPAPQGPLLSEPKVTASRPTHAPRMGKGKGPSQLYLELYWGTIRRDARRFKPDKKKPVQASLDLPEAMPLWGFALPEGDAPFTLAESLNGAFRLFVPPGTEVEKSANDGRFTPVTGAALESDGSRRFITLRDGVGARLTQGQMSLVAYSAPVPERVFVNPLKGLPWLALSCFVLFAGALAAFIVMKPPTPETADFTQKNLPPVALRLIAPEPKKKEEAKKKLEAIKEKAPPKKEEKKVAEKAPPKPVEKTPPPPTPAKAVAAAPPENKALKALAKLSAAGPATNDLLAAVDKLGSGPGSKNVKTSNYKLSGLIGKAPIANAGLGTFGLGGGGKGGGATLGAELLRGKGGGGIGALGAGSVGKGKVGATVTRATARSISSTQGTVDREAVARVINSHLNEVHGCYERALLKDPGLAGKVVLEWTIGTNGSVAAAKTKSSTLRNASVEACILSNLKTWSFPAPKGGVVIITYPFLFNSVGY; encoded by the coding sequence TTGAGCGGCCAGCCCAGCGTCCTGCAAGTCGTCATCCTCCGCGACGGACTCCTCGTTGGGACGGAAGTGTTCGTCCCCGGCACGTATGCCCTGGGTTCGGACCCGTCCTCGGACCTTCGTCTGGATGACCCCGCGGTGGAGCCGCGCCACGCGCTGCTCTACTTCCAGAACGGCCGCGCCGCCATCCAGGACGCGGGCACCGCCATTGGCCTGTTCGTCAATGGCCACCGCGTCACCGCGTGCGAGATTCGCTCCGTCGACGAGGTGCTGTGCGGGCCCTTCGTCCTCAAGACGCGCGTGCTCGCGCAGCGGCCACAAGAAACCAAGCCGCAGCCTCCGCCCGAGGTCGCCGCGCTGTTCAGCGCGCCGCAGCCCGCGCCGCCCCAGCCCGCGCCCCAGCCTTCCGCGCAGGTGCGCCAGCTTCGCCCCGCCACCGCTCCGGCCCAGCCGCTGGCCACCACCGTGCCCGCGGTGCGCGCCGTGCCCCAGCCTCCGGCGCAGCATCCGTCCCACGCGGCGACGCAGGCCATCTATCCGCAGCAGTCCGCCGCCGCGCCCGCCGTCGTCCCCATGCCGGCGCCACCCGCGCCTCCCGCCGCGCCCGTCCACGTGGCCGCCGTGCCCACGCCGCAGCCGCTGCAAGCGCCCGTGCCCGCCGGCACCGTGCCGTCCGTGCGCCGCCGCGTGACGCAGGAGCCACCTCCCGCCGCCGCGCCCAGCACGGGCATGCTGCTGGCGGAGGACCTGCTCGCGGACGTGGTGTTGGACCCGCTGCCCGCGCCTCAAGGCCCGCTCTTGAGCGAGCCGAAGGTCACCGCGTCGCGCCCCACGCACGCCCCGCGCATGGGCAAGGGCAAGGGCCCCTCACAGCTCTACCTGGAGCTCTACTGGGGCACCATCCGCCGCGACGCGCGCCGCTTCAAGCCGGACAAGAAGAAGCCCGTGCAGGCCTCGCTGGACCTGCCGGAGGCCATGCCACTGTGGGGCTTCGCGCTGCCAGAAGGTGATGCGCCGTTCACCTTGGCGGAGTCGCTCAACGGCGCCTTCCGCCTCTTCGTTCCTCCCGGGACGGAGGTGGAGAAGAGCGCCAACGACGGACGCTTCACGCCCGTCACCGGCGCGGCGCTGGAGTCCGACGGCAGCCGCCGCTTCATCACGCTGCGCGACGGCGTGGGCGCGCGGCTGACGCAGGGACAGATGTCGCTGGTGGCGTACTCGGCCCCCGTCCCCGAGCGCGTGTTCGTCAACCCGCTCAAGGGCCTGCCGTGGCTGGCCCTCTCGTGCTTCGTCCTCTTCGCGGGGGCGCTCGCCGCGTTCATCGTGATGAAGCCGCCCACGCCGGAGACGGCGGACTTCACGCAGAAGAACCTGCCGCCCGTCGCGCTGCGCCTCATCGCGCCCGAGCCCAAGAAGAAGGAAGAGGCCAAGAAGAAGCTGGAGGCCATCAAGGAGAAGGCGCCTCCCAAGAAGGAGGAGAAGAAGGTCGCGGAGAAGGCGCCTCCCAAGCCCGTGGAGAAGACGCCGCCTCCTCCCACGCCCGCCAAGGCCGTGGCCGCGGCGCCTCCGGAGAACAAGGCGCTCAAGGCGCTGGCGAAGCTGTCGGCCGCGGGCCCCGCCACCAATGACCTGCTCGCCGCGGTGGACAAGCTGGGCAGTGGCCCCGGCAGCAAGAACGTGAAGACGTCCAACTACAAGCTGTCTGGCCTCATCGGGAAGGCGCCCATCGCCAACGCGGGCCTGGGCACGTTCGGCCTGGGCGGCGGCGGCAAGGGCGGCGGCGCGACGCTGGGCGCGGAGCTCCTGCGCGGCAAGGGCGGCGGCGGCATCGGCGCGCTGGGCGCGGGCTCCGTGGGCAAGGGCAAGGTGGGCGCCACCGTCACCCGCGCCACCGCCCGAAGCATCTCTTCGACACAGGGCACCGTGGACCGTGAGGCCGTGGCGCGCGTCATCAACAGCCACCTCAACGAAGTCCACGGCTGCTACGAGCGCGCGCTCCTCAAGGACCCGGGGCTCGCCGGCAAGGTGGTGCTGGAATGGACCATCGGCACCAACGGCAGCGTGGCCGCCGCGAAGACGAAGTCCTCCACGCTGCGCAATGCCTCCGTCGAAGCGTGCATCCTCTCCAATCTGAAGACCTGGTCCTTCCCCGCCCCCAAGGGCGGCGTGGTCATCATCACCTACCCGTTCCTCTTCAACTCCGTCGGTTACTGA
- a CDS encoding MtsA protein: protein MTNAARRWGLLAVGVVLWTAAGVVGYRLSTRDASRSGTPESQVTQAGPSAAPRLDSVGPRLTSNETAQPLSIQGERLVTGLRLSLGSPLSLELALTVVDSRHAFARLPAGLVLPEDSPQVVVEARLVSDRGATCEGSATLTLVNDAAFPDLTGMVASPDGRRVFVLSPPTDTVYAVELESGRVEVLPVGDGPSALATWKDARGQAFLGVVHRFLPELWVYALDAQVPGSPRILPAPLGASGLEVDGARGVAFVAEQVRDTVRALQLEDGHERWSTPVDPNPRALARWKDVLAVGSLQTGQLELLRQETGARVFTVVPGPGVPIVGGHTERFRAQVMGGKAPRALLASEKLGRLFMASLGPNVGPNPQRMEVSNNSGVAVVDPASGDYVRHRGFGAGVTEGLALDEARGLLYAADVGLGRVRVLDARALMSPDDAAARGAVLHEVALMPPDTMPRIRPPEDFSVKGRAGVELHSGPRSLVLSQNGNTLYVLNRFTRDIAVVDVREARKGRTVVTRRMPVVSSRAQAKRRLGQVLYYADLGRTGITCDGCHIEGHTGGVFYEKTRPNRIYRSPTVLGSRDTPPFFTPASQHDLAETASFVGGRNRFHNPNPSPSEIEALSLYTSLMATPPNPYRRPDGAPLESVTLPDGRVGSPARGRALFEGRGGCLSCHPAPLYTLDQDAATRGQYLDVGTPVALPLRLELQDLVVGAAPPSLVGTWDMWPLLTSATAGYGVKDGRLVVETRFPLRSVLETAGPAHGDARAFHPQERDDVLAFLLTL from the coding sequence GTGACAAACGCGGCGCGCAGATGGGGATTGCTGGCGGTGGGCGTGGTGCTGTGGACCGCCGCCGGAGTCGTGGGCTATCGCCTGAGCACCCGGGATGCCTCCCGCTCGGGGACGCCCGAGTCGCAAGTGACACAGGCGGGCCCGAGCGCCGCGCCGAGGCTCGACTCGGTGGGGCCTCGGCTGACGAGCAATGAGACCGCTCAGCCGCTGTCCATCCAAGGGGAGCGGCTGGTGACGGGGTTGCGTCTGTCACTGGGTTCCCCGCTGTCGCTGGAGCTGGCGCTGACGGTGGTCGACTCGCGCCATGCCTTCGCCCGGCTGCCCGCCGGGTTGGTGCTGCCAGAGGATTCGCCGCAGGTGGTGGTGGAGGCGCGGCTGGTGTCGGACAGGGGCGCGACGTGTGAGGGGAGCGCCACCCTCACGCTGGTGAATGACGCGGCCTTCCCGGACCTGACGGGCATGGTGGCTTCCCCGGATGGCCGCAGGGTGTTCGTCCTCTCGCCGCCCACGGACACGGTGTACGCGGTGGAGCTGGAGTCCGGCCGCGTGGAGGTGTTGCCGGTGGGAGATGGCCCGTCCGCGCTGGCGACGTGGAAGGACGCGCGAGGTCAGGCCTTCCTCGGCGTGGTGCATCGGTTCCTGCCGGAGCTGTGGGTCTACGCGCTGGATGCGCAGGTGCCAGGCTCGCCCAGAATCCTCCCCGCGCCCTTGGGTGCCTCCGGGCTGGAGGTGGATGGCGCGCGGGGCGTGGCCTTCGTCGCGGAGCAGGTGCGCGACACGGTGCGGGCCCTCCAGCTCGAGGATGGCCACGAGCGCTGGAGCACCCCGGTGGACCCGAATCCCCGCGCGCTCGCCCGGTGGAAGGACGTGCTGGCGGTTGGCAGCCTCCAGACGGGGCAGCTCGAGCTGCTGCGGCAGGAGACCGGCGCGCGCGTCTTCACGGTGGTGCCAGGGCCGGGGGTGCCCATCGTCGGGGGCCACACGGAGCGCTTCCGCGCGCAGGTGATGGGCGGCAAGGCGCCGCGCGCGCTCCTGGCCAGCGAGAAGCTGGGCCGGCTCTTCATGGCGAGCCTGGGACCCAACGTGGGCCCCAACCCCCAGCGCATGGAGGTGAGCAACAACAGCGGCGTGGCCGTGGTGGACCCGGCGAGCGGCGACTACGTGCGGCACCGGGGCTTCGGCGCGGGCGTCACGGAGGGGCTGGCGCTCGATGAGGCGCGAGGGCTGCTCTACGCGGCGGATGTGGGCCTGGGGCGGGTGAGGGTGCTCGACGCCCGGGCGCTGATGTCTCCCGATGACGCGGCGGCGCGCGGCGCGGTGCTGCACGAGGTGGCGCTGATGCCGCCCGACACCATGCCGCGCATCCGCCCTCCGGAGGACTTCTCCGTCAAGGGACGTGCGGGCGTGGAGCTGCACTCGGGGCCGCGCTCGCTGGTGCTGTCCCAGAATGGGAACACGCTGTACGTGCTCAACCGTTTCACGCGCGACATCGCGGTGGTGGACGTGCGCGAGGCGCGCAAGGGGCGGACGGTGGTGACGCGGCGGATGCCGGTGGTGTCCTCGCGCGCGCAGGCGAAGCGGCGGTTGGGGCAGGTGCTCTACTACGCGGACCTGGGACGCACGGGCATCACCTGCGACGGCTGCCACATCGAGGGCCACACCGGCGGCGTCTTCTACGAGAAGACGCGGCCCAATCGCATCTACCGCTCGCCCACGGTGCTGGGCAGCCGGGACACGCCGCCGTTCTTCACGCCGGCCAGCCAGCACGACCTCGCGGAGACCGCGAGCTTCGTGGGCGGACGCAATCGCTTCCACAACCCGAACCCGTCGCCCTCGGAGATAGAGGCGCTCTCCCTCTACACGTCGCTGATGGCCACGCCGCCCAATCCCTACCGGCGCCCCGATGGCGCGCCCCTGGAGTCCGTGACACTTCCGGACGGGCGCGTGGGCTCTCCGGCGCGGGGGCGCGCGTTGTTCGAGGGACGTGGCGGCTGTCTGTCGTGCCACCCCGCGCCGCTCTACACGCTGGACCAGGACGCCGCGACGCGAGGGCAGTATCTCGACGTGGGGACGCCGGTGGCGCTGCCCTTGCGGCTGGAGCTGCAGGACCTGGTGGTGGGCGCGGCGCCTCCGTCCCTCGTGGGGACGTGGGACATGTGGCCGCTCTTGACGAGCGCCACCGCGGGCTACGGGGTGAAGGATGGGCGGCTGGTGGTGGAGACGCGCTTCCCGTTGAGGTCCGTGTTGGAGACCGCGGGTCCCGCGCATGGTGATGCACGGGCCTTCCATCCTCAGGAGCGTGACGATGTGCTCGCCTTCCTGCTCACATTGTGA
- a CDS encoding tetratricopeptide repeat protein, whose product MTKAGVLVLQLLTAQTPPPDAAALERTAAVESARLRASPDDADALYRLGTAFLALNKPKKAVEPLTKLVELEPELIPPRLALARAVRLAGDAEKARTLLDQSIAAFPEDMSLRAERGLLARVLDETDVAISQYSIAVELSPKDAELRFNLGEALQRANRTDDAIEAYREALKLDTKLNVARVNLGKALAEKGLNGEAKETLREATREKLGDAEAHYNLGVILLRENDYDGAIGEYQRALAAEPKHARAHNNLGVALNEKGDPRKATEAFLKAISADPKYAEAHFNLGLAYFQLGDNVRATKSFEKALVLEPRRSSGPYTQLGHLYLEQGKKKQAVEAFKKAIEKSSDDGRKTTEAYQGLARAYLSLGKAEEAVATLKTAVEAFPKDAAARSGYGEALKAKGDLDGAIAEYEACIDLSPTVENRMALADTYAKKRVAAKAQPLYLAILKEDPNHRGAKLALADLLMAMGDYPGAETYLRPKEGEEADTAALARLGIVHSRRGRPDLAVTELEAVVAKDPAQIEARAELGNLYLRGGDGAKARQVLGDVLAVEPRNALALLYLGHALYQQGKTKDAEKSFRASVQVDPNFAEPHNALGQLLEAAKRMDEAKQSYETALKLEPNHEDAKQALKRLGASAKTE is encoded by the coding sequence ATGACGAAAGCCGGCGTCCTAGTCCTCCAGTTGCTCACCGCCCAGACGCCTCCGCCCGACGCGGCGGCGCTGGAGCGCACCGCGGCCGTGGAGAGCGCTCGCTTGCGCGCGTCTCCGGACGACGCGGACGCGCTCTATCGACTGGGCACGGCCTTCCTGGCGTTGAACAAGCCCAAGAAGGCGGTGGAGCCACTGACGAAGCTGGTGGAGCTGGAGCCGGAGTTGATTCCTCCCAGGCTGGCCCTGGCGCGGGCGGTGCGGCTCGCGGGGGACGCGGAGAAGGCGCGCACGCTGTTGGACCAGTCCATCGCCGCGTTCCCAGAGGACATGTCGCTGCGCGCCGAGCGCGGCCTGCTCGCCCGGGTGCTGGACGAGACGGACGTGGCCATCAGCCAGTACTCCATCGCGGTGGAGCTGTCCCCGAAGGACGCGGAGCTGCGCTTCAACCTGGGCGAGGCGCTCCAGCGCGCCAACCGCACGGACGACGCCATCGAGGCGTACCGGGAAGCGCTGAAGCTGGACACCAAGCTGAACGTGGCGCGCGTCAACCTGGGCAAGGCCCTGGCGGAGAAGGGGCTCAACGGCGAGGCCAAGGAGACGCTGCGCGAGGCCACGCGGGAGAAGCTGGGCGACGCGGAGGCGCACTACAACCTGGGCGTCATCCTGCTGCGGGAGAACGACTACGACGGGGCGATTGGCGAGTACCAGCGCGCGCTGGCCGCCGAGCCGAAGCACGCGCGGGCGCACAACAACCTGGGCGTGGCACTGAACGAGAAGGGCGACCCGCGCAAGGCCACGGAGGCGTTCCTCAAGGCCATCTCCGCGGACCCGAAGTACGCCGAGGCGCACTTCAACCTGGGGCTCGCCTACTTCCAGTTGGGCGACAACGTGCGCGCCACCAAGTCCTTCGAGAAGGCGCTGGTGCTGGAGCCGCGTCGCTCGAGCGGGCCGTACACGCAACTGGGCCACCTGTACCTGGAGCAGGGCAAGAAGAAGCAGGCGGTGGAGGCCTTCAAGAAGGCCATCGAGAAGAGCTCCGATGATGGCCGCAAGACGACGGAGGCGTACCAGGGTCTGGCGCGTGCGTACCTCTCGCTGGGCAAGGCCGAGGAGGCCGTGGCCACGCTGAAGACGGCGGTGGAGGCGTTCCCCAAGGACGCCGCCGCGCGCTCGGGTTATGGCGAGGCGCTGAAGGCCAAGGGTGACCTGGACGGCGCCATCGCGGAGTACGAGGCGTGCATCGACCTGTCCCCCACGGTGGAGAACCGCATGGCCCTGGCGGACACGTACGCGAAGAAGCGCGTGGCCGCGAAGGCGCAGCCTCTGTACCTGGCGATTCTCAAGGAGGACCCGAACCACCGAGGGGCGAAGCTCGCCCTGGCGGACCTGCTGATGGCCATGGGGGACTACCCGGGTGCGGAGACGTATCTGCGGCCCAAGGAAGGCGAGGAGGCGGACACGGCGGCGCTCGCGCGGCTGGGCATCGTCCACTCGCGACGCGGACGGCCCGACCTGGCGGTGACGGAGCTGGAGGCGGTGGTGGCCAAGGACCCGGCGCAGATTGAGGCGCGCGCCGAGCTGGGCAACCTGTACCTGCGCGGTGGGGACGGAGCCAAGGCGCGCCAGGTGCTGGGCGACGTGCTCGCGGTGGAGCCTCGCAACGCGCTGGCGCTGCTCTATCTGGGCCATGCGCTGTACCAGCAGGGCAAGACGAAGGACGCGGAGAAGTCCTTCCGTGCCTCCGTGCAGGTGGACCCGAACTTCGCCGAGCCGCACAACGCCCTGGGGCAGTTGTTGGAGGCCGCCAAGCGGATGGATGAGGCGAAGCAGTCCTACGAGACGGCGCTCAAGCTGGAGCCCAACCACGAGGAC
- a CDS encoding outer membrane beta-barrel domain-containing protein, with translation MRYALLILLFLVPGLARAQAEALENPGAVSAIQERLYRMHHELYLGVGVLPADAFYKGLIGSVSYTYHFSDTFAWQVGRGTYSYNIQTSLRRQLERDFDVAPTASAFEDQVQWMVGSDLVWSPLYGKTAVLNSSVVHFEASLLAGGTVVKIDRQDGFRPAVNLGVGVRMFSGKTLSFRLDVTNNVVFAGASRIINVPVVQLGTAFNFGATE, from the coding sequence GTGCGATACGCCCTGCTCATCCTCTTGTTCCTGGTGCCCGGCCTTGCCCGCGCCCAGGCCGAGGCGCTCGAGAATCCCGGCGCCGTCTCCGCCATCCAGGAGCGGCTCTACCGGATGCACCACGAGCTCTACCTCGGTGTCGGCGTGCTCCCCGCCGACGCCTTCTACAAGGGCCTCATCGGAAGCGTCTCGTACACGTACCACTTCAGCGACACGTTCGCGTGGCAGGTGGGCCGAGGCACCTACAGCTACAACATCCAGACGTCGCTGCGCCGCCAGCTCGAGCGCGACTTCGACGTGGCCCCCACCGCGTCCGCGTTCGAGGACCAGGTGCAGTGGATGGTGGGCTCGGACCTGGTCTGGAGCCCGCTCTACGGCAAGACGGCGGTGCTCAACAGCTCCGTCGTCCACTTCGAGGCGTCGCTGCTCGCCGGCGGCACGGTGGTGAAGATTGACCGGCAGGACGGCTTCCGCCCCGCGGTGAACCTGGGCGTGGGCGTCCGCATGTTCTCCGGCAAGACGCTGTCGTTCCGGCTCGACGTGACGAACAACGTCGTGTTCGCCGGCGCGTCGCGCATCATCAACGTCCCCGTGGTCCAGCTCGGAACCGCGTTCAACTTCGGCGCCACGGAATGA